A stretch of the Pseudomonadota bacterium genome encodes the following:
- a CDS encoding metallophosphoesterase, translating to MNIWIITDTHFNHDKMVEYCGRPEDFNVRIWKGLDVIREDDLLIHLGDVCIGKDAEVHERLSKLRCKKVLTRGNHDGKSYGWYLSHGWDSVCESITLEFGGNKVIFSHLPLRESSEWDLNIHGHFHNNLHRLLDGIYVVDGEEERNKINLSNLTPKHILLSLEEEGYMPKLLTKLLIESEKEEER from the coding sequence ATGAATATATGGATTATAACTGACACTCACTTCAATCACGATAAGATGGTTGAGTATTGTGGAAGACCCGAAGATTTCAATGTTCGTATCTGGAAGGGTTTAGATGTTATTAGAGAAGACGATTTACTCATCCATCTAGGAGATGTCTGTATCGGAAAGGATGCCGAGGTTCATGAAAGGTTGTCCAAACTTAGGTGTAAAAAGGTTCTTACCAGAGGAAACCATGACGGTAAGAGTTACGGGTGGTATCTCTCTCACGGTTGGGATAGTGTGTGCGAAAGTATTACACTCGAGTTTGGGGGAAACAAGGTTATCTTTTCACACCTACCTCTAAGAGAGTCTTCGGAGTGGGATTTGAATATCCATGGTCATTTCCATAACAATCTTCACCGCTTACTTGATGGAATTTATGTTGTTGATGGGGAAGAAGAAAGAAACAAAATTAACTTGTCGAATCTTACCCCGAAACACATTCTTTTGTCCCTAGAAGAAGAAGGATATATGCCAAAATTGTTAACAAAACTCTTAATTGAGTCAGAGAAGGAGGAGGAAAGATGA
- a CDS encoding pentapeptide repeat-containing protein, with protein sequence MKLTKDQVIENLEDVKKYINEIDNKNKKEKTKITLCHWLTGVAIYESEKETKREAILEAVDNGADLRDADLRDADLRDANLCDANLRDANLRDADLRDADLRDANLCGANLCGANLCGANLCGAELDSAKFYGKGGIKPLKKSQLPDFLAALGFKIENQNKKQKSIATYKNEVLKKIDSWIESSKQFDKEWNCGYLAAMEQIRFELESEKEERDGNN encoded by the coding sequence ATGAAACTAACAAAAGACCAAGTAATAGAAAACCTAGAAGACGTGAAGAAATATATCAACGAAATAGACAATAAGAATAAAAAAGAGAAAACCAAAATCACTCTCTGTCACTGGCTTACGGGAGTAGCCATTTACGAATCAGAAAAAGAGACTAAACGAGAGGCAATATTGGAAGCGGTAGATAATGGCGCTGACCTACGTGACGCTGACCTTCGTGACGCTGACCTACGTGACGCTAACCTTTGTGACGCTAACCTTCGTGACGCTAACCTTCGTGACGCTGACCTTCGTGACGCTGACCTTCGTGACGCTAACCTTTGTGGCGCTAACCTTTGTGGCGCTAACCTTTGTGGCGCTAACCTTTGTGGCGCTGAATTAGACAGTGCAAAATTTTATGGAAAAGGCGGAATAAAACCGCTTAAAAAATCTCAATTACCTGATTTTCTCGCCGCATTAGGCTTTAAGATAGAAAACCAAAACAAAAAACAAAAATCAATCGCAACTTACAAAAACGAAGTATTGAAGAAGATAGACAGTTGGATAGAATCTTCTAAACAATTTGATAAAGAGTGGAATTGTGGTTATTTAGCCGCAATGGAACAAATAAGGTTTGAGCTTGAGTCAGAGAAGGAGGAGAGAGATGGCAACAACTAA
- a CDS encoding HNH endonuclease — MAKTLKDLAVDEAKLYVKILANWTCEKCGKTKYESQMHGAHIMPVTYSGTAAEPFNLLCLCAGCHSMGAKSAHQNPVEFTRWLEEAFPGRYDKMKEMAYNYSKNPRPKRDWIEIRKQLKSMVKKLKEE; from the coding sequence GTGGCAAAGACATTAAAAGACTTGGCAGTAGATGAAGCTAAATTGTATGTAAAGATATTGGCTAATTGGACCTGTGAGAAATGCGGTAAAACTAAATACGAATCACAAATGCATGGGGCTCACATCATGCCCGTTACTTATAGCGGTACTGCTGCTGAGCCTTTTAATTTACTATGCCTATGTGCAGGATGTCACTCGATGGGGGCAAAATCAGCCCACCAAAACCCTGTAGAGTTCACAAGGTGGCTAGAAGAAGCCTTCCCTGGTAGATACGACAAAATGAAAGAAATGGCATATAACTACAGCAAGAACCCACGACCCAAGAGGGATTGGATAGAGATAAGAAAACAACTAAAGTCAATGGTAAAAAAACTAAAGGAGGAATAA